In the Zingiber officinale cultivar Zhangliang chromosome 5A, Zo_v1.1, whole genome shotgun sequence genome, ttatattaggttgtatcatagttacgatacatgtacttagcttcaaaataattcttataattttatttaccgttgctatgacatggatgattcatatcgttAGTAAATAAggcttttattagaatgtttaaggaatttcacatttatgtcttgtttccaattattcttgttacatggccatatcgtataatatttacaatctttcttgttacacatgatctggtttatttgtttgttgttatgtaggcaaaggagatttgatggggatcaaagattttgtggcacacgaagatgactatatgtattcttagtgttcttggatggatgatggacttataaaacattgggttgttgaactttgtatcatatggatcttgtaaactttgtatcatatggagcttgaacaagatggatcttgtaaactttgttgaaatatttatatttcttgaattatgagttgagttcaattaagatgtgttgaatgttaaattaggatgtgttgaatgtatattatttgttattaatttggtgtttatgtatttatggattgtattgcagaaataaattgaatctggaaaaaatatttaatatagggacgaatttggcaacgaaaatgatttgtcccaattctatcgtaatttgggataaaattattttcgtcccagaattcgtcccagaatctgggacgaattttgggacgaatccacaaaattcgtcccaaaattcgtcccagaatctgcgacgaattctgggacgaatccacaaaattcgtcccaaaattcgtcccagaatctatGACGAATCAacaaaattcatcccaaaattcgtcccagaatttgggacgtattctgggacgaaaatttatcAAATGCTTATGAAATTTATCAAAGAATTTGGCAACGATAATTTAAATCGttggcaagtttttgttgccaaattcgttgccagttttacaacaaatttattattcgttgcaaacttaggaacaaaaatgacaacaaaaataattttgtcaccgaatttgtccccaaattcgttgcaatattagggacaaacttggcaacaaaaaataatttgttaccaaatacgtccccaaatttgttgcaaaaatagagacaaatttggtgaaaaaattatgtgaatttgttcctaagtttgcaataaaaataattttcgttgcaaatttgtatacttttttgcaatgaatttggggacgaaaattttattcgtcgccaaattcgtccccaaattcgttcccaaatttgcaacaatccataattcgttccaaaagttggcatcaaccattttgagacgaaaaaattttcgtccctgaTTTTGTCCCAAATATTTTtgcaactattttttttttttaaattcgtccccaattttgtTCCAGAataccttattttttttttgtagtgcaaCATCCCACCACATTCAAGTGAATTGCTCAGTAACAATGCTCCAATAGTTTGATCAAGCCCACTTGACTCCCACCCAACCTTAGCCCCAACTCCAAGCTATTAGGTCGAATCAATCATACAATTCCATTCACCAGCTTGAATCCCTCCCACCAAACTTTCTAACCTTCACTAGCCAAGACCAGAGAGTAGGTCGAGCAGTTCCGACCATAACTGGAGATGGATCTAGAAAATTTATTAATAGAGGGCAAAGTATTAAatatctctctttctctctctctcacacacacatatAATTATCACAtcacaaaagtttttttttttttttttttttttgataaagacTATTGACaaataatattttctaaaaaaaataattcttttgATTAAGATATTTGACTGTAAATTAATAGAGAGGTTTATAgagaatattttattaattataatttgtgtaaattttttaaaatttattatagtaataatagatttttaaaatttattttttaaaaaataatattttcataaCTCTATTATTACTATAGGGGCAGCTGTCCCCTCACCTTTAGTGGAGCCGCCTCTGACCATAACCCATGCAGCAAGCCAGCAGCCGCTGCAAAAGTCTCTCAGAggacttcaaaaaaaaaaacgacTCACATTATTCAGGCTGGGTGAGTTGAAGGCGAAGAGGATGTTCATGTCGGAAACTCAAATCTGGGGATAGGCGGCAAAGCAACAGGCGATGATGGAGATCCACGTGCGATCTATCATTCCTTGATATCAGGGAAATGCATATCTGATCGATGAGATTGAACTAGAAGAAGACTTTGTAATCAACTGGATGAGCTCGAAAGATGGGAAATATTATATTAAACCAGACTAAATGCGACCGTGTAGTGTAGGCGAGAGGATCAGGACAATCAACCTGTGACTGACTGACTTCCACCAGGCAGCAATGCTTCGTGGGCCGTGGCATTTGTTTATCAGGATTGCAAGGTCCAGCGCAGCCATTTCACATGCCCAGTCCATTGTTTAGTTCATTCGTATGCCAACAGTTCATGCTTTTTGATTAAGGAATTGAATAAGGAATTAATGAACGATATGTCCATTGATGGGAGGAGGAGCCTTACAATGAACGAGACCGCGTCGCAGAGATGATTAACCGAGATTttgagaaagaaagagagatGTGATGGTGCTTTTTTCACGGCGTGGATACGTGAATTGAGGCGTTCTTGCCGGCGCCGCACACGGGGCACGCGCCGACCTTGGGTGAGCAGTCGCGGCAGAGGCAGAGGTGACTGCAGGGGAGCAGCAGAACGGATGCCTGCTGCCGGCGGCACGAGATGCACCTGCGGGATGCGTCCGGAGATGCCGCGCGGTTGGATTTGGCTGCGGCGGGTCTCGGTGAGTAGGTAGACTGTGCGTCGTCGTCCTCGGTGTCACCGTAGCCTTCCTTCACCTGCGCGGCGGCTGCGATCTGGAGCAGGGCCTGGTCGAGGCTGGCGCGGATGCTGGCGGCGACGGTCTCGTTGTTCTTGGCCACGGTGAACCACATCTGGGTCTCCGCACTCGCCTGCCGCACCCGCTCCTCCAGCTCCGCGTTCTGCTGCCGCGCCTTCTCTAGCTCGACTTCCTTCTCTCGGAGGCGCTTCGCCGCCCTCTGCTCGACACCCCAAACCAGGGCCTTGAGGTGCCTCCTCCGCGTCTCCTCCAATCCACTCCTCATTCTCTCCGTCTGCATGCGCAAGCAACGACTTAGACAACGGGGAAAAAACAGAGGAAAAAAACAGAGAGATATTGATTCAGTACCTGGAGGCGGAGAAGGGCGTCGATCTCGATATTTTGCTGGCAGAGGAGGAAGGCGAGGTCCCGGGAGAGAGGAAATGCATCAGGACGACCGCTGGTGGAGGGATACTCACACTCGCCCAAGCGGTGGCTCTGCTCACAGCCAGCACCGACAACGGCAGAGAGCGAACTGGGATCACAGAACGGAGCCACCGGCGACACGAAGCCGAAGAATTGGTTACAGTCGAGATGGTCATCCGCCGTTGCCTCCTCTCGCGGCCGCTTCGTCCTCATGGCCGAGGCGTTACAGGTGAGCTCGCTCTGGGGGTCGCTGAGGTCGACGGCAGCGTCGTCGAGCAGTTGGCGCAGCTCCTGCATCATCCGAAGCTCATCCACCGCAGCAGCACCGCTGCGGAGCTCCATCAGGAAGGAACAATTGGAGGGATGCTGCTGGGACTGCAGCGCCATGCTACTCTCTTCTGCCTGTCAAAAATAGGGCCAGAGAGAGGCTGCCAAGGCCGTCTATTTATACGGAGAAGAAACACACCCAGCGCTCTGCAAGGAGCAGGACGTACGCAACATCAAAACCGATTCAATCAATCCCATTAATCCATCAATGGATTGAACGCGCTGCAAATTCAATCATTAATATATTTGTTGGGAGTTTGGATTCGACGGAATAGGCATTCCCATATGAGGTGAGGACGCGTGGTGAGTGGCGGTCAAGCAAACAGGGAGGACAAGGAACGCAGACGCAGGCAGACGACATGCACGCTAACTCTTATCTACTACCcgcattaatatttaattttccaaTGACTCCTAGCTCAAGTAAACGTTCAACAAAATCGGAGAGTGCGTTAAGAAATCGGTTCAAAGTTGATTTAAAtcgaataaattattttttaaaaaaataataataacactgATATTCTCAGTAAAAATCATAACTGATTATATAtcgattaaaaatcaaattaattaaattatgatgttgacttttaaaaatcaattttataataatattgtatttcaaaaatcaaatttcaatttaattcAGTCGATTCGCTTCGCCGGAACTTTTTGACCACCGTATCAGTGGGCAGAGAGAGTTAATTCAGAGATGTTGAAATAAATGGATTAATATAATGAATATTATATTCCCGCCCCTAACGCCAGGCAAGAATCTCCACTGTTCCTCCGCCATCGATAGTAGTAGCATCGCGACAGGACCGAAAGGTAAACGAAGAAATTAGGCAGAGGGAGTGGGCGCGCTAGCTGTGTGTCCTTGTGGAAAGCTTGCCTTCGGAAAGGCCACCACCGCTGCAGTGTTTGCTTTTACTGCATGCAACGCAACGGAGCGCAGTACAACAGCGAAGGTCCTCTCCTGGCGCCTTGGGACTCGCAAAATTCCATAACTCCACCGCTGCTGCGGCCTCGGATTGTTCAGCGGCTGTGGGGCAAGGCACGGTGAAATAGGTCGGCCTCAGAATCCAACCACGCACGGACTGCACCTGCACTGGGCTTGGACATGCATGCATGTGCATGCATGGTAAATGATATGGTACTGCGCTGTGGGAAAGAGACAGGAGGAGTAATGATTCCTAGGGAAGGAAATTTAAATAGATTTGTTTCAAAAGGCTCCATTCAATTTTTGGACGATCCAAGGCAACGCGAAAGGCGTGTGCCCACCCGATCCGATCCTATTGGAAGGGATCACGAGGCCTCTTCGGCCAGTGTTTTAATTCATTCATTATTATGCTTCGGCGTAGCGCAGGGGCTGCTTGTCCCGTCACGACTGTTGCTTTCTTTGTAAATTTTTTCTCATGTTGATGCATCACATGAGTGGACAAAATTTAaaaggattattattattattattattaaaagttTGGTCTTTAAGAAGTGTCATTTATTTGTGCAAACTCACCTAGAGTATTGCACCTTACCACCTActcattaaaaaaaattggaCAGACCATCCAACTGATCTAATTTATGcaaaaacaaaattctaatatatatatatatatatatatatatatatatatattatacaatgcttgattaaaattataatgttttttattttttatttaaaaaatgatttacATCTAAATTCATAAGttttaattcaaatattaaaatgatataatttCATAAGTTTTGCCAAACTTACTTAATAACTTTAAATAGGTaaatacattttaaaaatcatttgagaTTATACTTTCCTTCAAAAGTAATCAAAAACATTAAAAAGTATGTatatatttctattttatttaacAATAATATACATAAGATGCACTAATCAAATCTGATCATGTCAAAGAAGAGCTAGCCAACTCCCTAAGGGATAAGCATCACCTCCGTGGTGCTCAAATTAGTCGTGATATTGAGAGTCACGTTATGATCTATTTGTGCTCACTGAATTGACTTAGTAGTTGAGTCCGTGGGATTGGATCATCCATCTCAAGAATTAGTTGGATACCTAagttaacaaaaataaataaataaaaaaggtcAAGCATCACCATCAATTCTTGGCCCAATAACTACTACAAGGCAAGGTCAATGAAAGATGGCTAGATTTGGATAGGGGAATTGTAACTGTCCAAGCAATTGACTAAGCTCCATTGCGTTTGATGATGGATGTGTCTTGCATTATACAATAGGGTTTGCAACATGATTAGAGTGTTTTAttagttttcatatatatattttgttgaaCTCCACAACTCTACTTTTGCCATTCATATATCATGGCTCACTTTTTTAATCATTTGATCCAATTAACTATCAACAATTGAGAATAAAAAAAGTCACATCTCAAAGCTATAAAATAGAAATCgactatagatgatgatatatatTACCTAAAATAGCTTTTGATTTAAGGGTGACGCAAtgaatgaggattttaaaaccctTTGGTGATCCTTGTAAGAGGGTTAGAgatatatatttttatgcaaatttttGAATAAGAAGGATAGCCAAAATTGACTTGAAGGTCTtgctaaatttttaatttttgatcaaCCAATGATAATCATTGGTCAGCCAAAAACTAGTCATTGTTATGGTCGTTAGAATCGAACATACAAATTATGAGAAACTAATGAAGTTTTAAGTTGCTTAGCCAACTTTGACCAATCTAACAAGATTAATATTAGAGCAATCTAACACACCGAATGTAAGCTAGGCTATCAAAAATACAATTTGGGATTGTTTTGGACATTCAAACTTTAACTATTGGTACAAGGCTCTCGAATTGCTTTACATGATATCATCACATTAACAAGTGAcatgaacatgcataattttataaatattattagaaTTAATATCCAAATAAGACATGATCTCAAATAACATTATACAAGATCTGATCCCATATATACGAAGAACTACGTGATGAAAAGAAAGCAAACACTATCATAcattatttttctttgaaaaatatttatatatatgatacGGTGGTTAAGATGGATCCCTTGAGATAGGCCAAAGTCCAGAAGGTCGATTGATGTGGTGATTAAAGTCCAGAGGTGGTCAACATTCTGACCCAAGGTTTACCATCATTTAGACCGAAAGCTTATCCTAACCTGACCCTTTGGCCGATCAAGCTTCGAGCCTCGATCTCCTAAGTATTGATGAACCTTAAAGTCAAGTATTAGCTAGCCCCGACCAAGTGCTCTAGTCGATTGGACATAGGGTTCGATTGGATGTATTGGCCATGCTTGGTTCACCCGAGTTCTCTGTTCAAGTGAAGGGGCCGAGCAAAGGTCGAGTCGTTGACTGTAGTCACCCAAACTGGCCTGGCAGCTCTTGCGAGGGATGGTCAGTCAAACTATAATAGGGACTCGATTAGTTTGCCGGGTGAGCTTACTATGGGCCCTATAGCCCAACGGTTTCATATTTCTTTTTGACATTTTGTGTCACAGGGGACATCGAATATTCACATGCAGGTTGTACATTTGAAGTTTCCTCTTTGCCAAATGCAAAGATTGCATGTCCATTTTAGGAAAGATGTCAAAACATGTTAATGGTATGTtcttttttgaaaatactttgaaattTGTGCATATACAAACAGTAACCTTATAAAAGGGGTCCCCATCTACAGGCGTAGATATGCGACACTACATAATTTTACACGCTCATTACTACTGTTCTTTCCACTATTCATTTTCTTAAACTGATCATTAAGTTGAGCGTTGGAGAACCTACATCGAGGACTTTTTCCCTAGCCTGATTGCTAACGCTCTTTGTGACACGCAAGACAGCGAGGAGTCTTCGTTTGCTCAACATCAAATACACattcctgttggtgcaatcaacctctagcgtttcgatatttgacaatatatttggtcagtttgaccaagggttgatccaaacaagacttgatgtttggaagagagaagtctagtcaagactagatgactagtaaaggTAAGGCCTAACTGAAGGATAGGcaagtgagaagtctactgagtgactagtgctaactggaggttaggcaaggggaagtcctgCGAGTGAAGTtgtgccctagtgagtgaagctaggtagtgaaagtcctggtaaatgaagtcagaccctagtgactgaaactaggtagtggaagtcctgctAAGTGAAGTCAAAccctattgagtgaagctaggtggtggaagttctagtaagtgaagtcgggccctagtaagtgaagctaggtagtgaaagtcctggtgagtgaagaggaccctagtgagtgaagctagatgatggaagtcttggtgagtgaagccagaaaaTGGAAGTTTTAGTAAGTGAAGTTGtgcaaccctagggggaggtaaccctacgtTATATGTGATCGACATATTTTCGGTCGACTACGGGTGATCGACCAGACTAGCGAATCCTAAAATTTGTTAACActgttttactttactattttatctattgtgttaactcagtgttacaaaaaaaatattagtagatCAGCTTGGTCAAATACTAAGCAAGactagagaaagtccaaacaggtctggaggaccagatgtTTAGTGGGTaaatgaaggtaagtcactagaggagagtgactaagtgagggcaCATCCTAGTTGAGGGGGCAGTAGGcgttggtccaatttaggtccatttcaaaacctaaattgagactttAATTAGATCCGGATCTAGAAGACAGGATTTAATTAATACTATATTtattgtgtcacgccccagaggagtctctgtccgaagaaatttcggcagcatctcccctatacggcggacaatctgaaacttttctacaagcactatatacctcagccacatgcggctggaataataacaataaaagaaaacaaacaccacgcagttaatatcaaattcagcctctggctgacaccaccacgcagttaaaaataaagcagcccactcggctgtaccaaaaccaaaacacaaactgctagccggctaggcttacacaaccaataacaaatacaaaataccacataacgacatcaacactccaaaaacaaaccggagtacagagctaaacaaactgatacataaacaaacaaaacatacgtgaaatcgataagtcctctgatgtgacgtggggaccagcagacaggatgctccaagcgacaccataaataacctggtacctgaaaaatatagagtccacgggggtgagttcaacaactcagcgaataccaatagacatgcctagtaagatatatctaacagcaataaacatggaatacagcttcctaatcatatatctaggaaagatgcaaaactgaaaggtaactaaggaagctgtactcaccaggaactcctatccaaacaaaagggtcgtcaaaccgaaagtgccctaaatcctgtatgcatgtcaaacatatgcatccaaccaaatgcagcaaataaatgcagcaaacacaatcacaagaaataaatgcatcaatgcatatgatgtcaatgatgcgtcctggtcacccagtcaatcatctcacatacaaatggcgagaccgagtgggtagggtgtgacaaccgtgcactctgtcaccgctcccgatgagtgaccgagtggacgggatgtgtCGGAGtactgtcctgtgaccccaaataataaatggggagctcaatactCTCAACTCCCGCACAtgatggggaggaatccctgccgctaacacgttgtgtcatactacccatgagcggaccaacgagccaaacaaagtccctgctacaACACttgctgaatcgaccactaacccatgagtggtggtgtgtgcggaTCCattaactggcgatgtgctcaacgacaatggagtcgactatcgcacaaagatgcaatcatgatgcatgacactaagcatggcaaaacgatcaacataaccatatccatacatacaaaatgggtactgtaaaagcgatggtcacataccaagatctagagtacacgcagatagaatatcaataaccctatgtcccgaacataataagtatggaatatcctgatcagcatagaaaaatccatatatacataatatgggtaccacagtatcagtaagtcaaatccacggatctagggtatacaagtcctctaaggtataacaacctagacccaaatcatatccctcttccatagcatatgtaccaacaatatacacagatcaaagaatcagggtctaaacacccgaatcatatatgatatacaaatagaggtacacaaatctgatatggcacaaaaacctaagtatcagataatctagatacacaggccagaaacaacaatccaaatcctagtcctaacctcagtaagcatggtatgtcactgtagaaacaaagatactcatggtaacaagataatcatggcaacaatcacgagatataagcacggatacatcacaggtgacaaacctaacatgctaaggatatcaaacagtgacataccaacgacaaacatgttcattgcatgtagttataaaatactatgcatatccaaagacattatcataaaagataagtcaagaggtacccgcctccaatagaaagggtcTCATCCgatccaaatccaacgtcgagttgctcatctcgcgtcacagtcctgtagtacatagtatacagatttagctaattaaataccaattaattagctaaatcaaatcctcgagaaactaacataaatccaaatccaattataaaccctaattggatcatttaactcctcaatcaattctAATTAATTCATTCGAATTAGGGCTTGCAATAAAATAACCAATCATAGTATCTTACTtgatttagccctaattcaatacatacctaattcatcaacaacatGAATCAATTTCCCTACTTCATACCTTAATCCACAGCCCAACAAATCCATAGCAAAGACAACTTGCTGTTGGAACAGAGGTAGCTATTGGAAATCAAGAAACGCCCTGCAATGCACTGTCTAGATCAAAATGAAGCTCAAGAAATCAACATCCAAACAACAACCAAATTCCCAGAACAACCTgagcaccttacctcttcctctaaTCGCCTGAGATGACCAAGAACCCGACGAAGCTGCTGCTGGAAACCTTAATACCAGAGACTAAGGTCGATAACAAGCTGGCGGCTGGCACTGGACGGCAGGCAGACCAGTGCTAGGGCAGAGAACGATCGGAGTGGTGCcgggaaactagggctcggcgtGGAGAGGCTGGAACAGCCCGATCCGGCGGTCGGCAGTGGTACACAAGCacagatctagggcacggctcggCCCTTGGTCGAAGGTTTGCATCGGCGACCGTGAGTCGGAACTAGAGTAGAGGGAAGATGgttgccggcgctagggcacgggGAAGACAACGCCACACCGGCGTTGTTCTGGAAGGAGACTTCCGAGTGGCGCTCAGGCCGAAGAAGTCACggtcggtgctagggcacaggcgccGACGGCACTGATCGAAACTGGTGGCCGGCAGAGATGGATCAAAGATTGGCGTCGCGTTTGCTAGAGGAGAGAAATCGGGCATCGGCACTTAGAGAGGAAGATCTAGGGCTTTTCCCTGGCTTGTCGTCGCGTGTGAGAAGAAGAATGAAGGCGCCGGCGCGAGGTGATTAGGGCACGGGTCGCGGCAGGGAAGAAAAGTCGGCCACACGGTGTCGAAGAAGAAGGGAAACTGCACGGCACAGTAACTGAGGGAaaagagaaataagaaaaagaaataggaaaagaaaaaaaaataaaacttttcctcaccaaaataggatagcctaaacaggctttcccgaatcccgtttttatccccgttaactcatccgtacgagctatgaaaaattcccggaaaatttccaaaaattccgaaaaattcccttattaatattcgtctattttcggtattttacatattgtcttaactctattttacaggttaCTATTTATTTTTGAGCTAACATTGACTTGCAGGATCGAATGGTACAAATTCATCTCAGATGAACAGTGGTGAAAGTGCCTTTGAattggttggaggcaccctcgtgcatGGGTTAAAGGTGCCTTAGAGCTAAAGGAAGGCACCCTCGTGCTTggtctgaaggcgccttaaattgGATAAGAACATTGCTTTGTCGTGGATaagtgttagggtgtatactaaaagcctagtttttggtataaacatttatctagtaataagaatcacattggtcaaatatctacatttatgataaatgtagttgttcaattaatttatattgtagataacatggtgtgtgatgtcacacacagaggatcatgttatcagtaccttataaattataaacagtagctcacaaccaaaatggaaaggaacaaaccattagaaagtcgtagtgtaattaggtatcagtttatcttgactgtataattacactagtacacttagagtgtattgagtaggaccatttgaggtcgtttcttttatactgattttataaagaaacaaagacctcagttattatggaagtgtgtgctcttaatcctaatataataacaagcacatatatttgatatttatttctttaatttatcaatgggtgagatttagttcgatgaatcaataagcccgataagttgagaaatggtatcacttatagtgtgtgttgttgattatagaaggaaactgtgtcctagagatactaggttgataatgtcctcaagaggagctcataaggattgtcatgttaaaccctgcaggtggacctagtccgacatgatgataaggttgagtggtactactcttggactaagatattaattaaatgagttgtcagtaactcacttaattagtggacattcgatatcttaaacacgggagactaacacactcatgataagaaggagcccaaaatgtaatttgggattggtgcgatagttcaataatagttctctagtggaatgaattattattgataaaattaagttgtgtgttcggggcgagcacgggatgcttaattttatcgggagaccaaaaccaattcctcctctcggtccctatcgaagcctcttgtatatagagatttatacccaccacatacccaccttcttacccaaccaataggggccggccaagccaagcttgaagctcaagcttagggtcgagccttaaggtggtcggccaatagcttggagcccaagcttgggtggccggccacatcatattaaaaaggattttttattaaaattatttcttatgtggatatcatagttttaaaagagagtttaaaaattaaatctttccttttaaaagctttctacaaaagattaagaaaagatttgaaatctttccttatttgtagattgaaaggagattttatttttaagaaaaactttcctttttaaccatgataataatttaaaagagaagtttaaaaattaaatattctcttttattagtttctacaaaagattaagaaaagatttgatatcttaccttatttgtagattgaaaagagattttaatttttaagagataactttccttttggaaatgatccacatgtttaaaagaagaattttaatttataaaatttcctttttattaaccaccatgaagggaaaattattggagaaattttttataaatttctggagacaaattaggaagttttaattaattaaaactctccttgtttatagcttgatggtggctggccatgtaaattgagaataggaaaattgtttttaattaaataaatttttatttttcatggcaaaagaattaaggaagtttttaattaaatttccttatttgccaagaccaaggattataaaagagggggtagaggtgccttcatgggtgattaactctattattcttctcctctcttttcctccttggtggccggccctagcttcttcctcttctcttcttcttatggccggcgacaacctctcttggagctcttgatggtggccggctcTAGCTAggcgaagaaggagagaaaggtggttttgtttcttgcatcccttggagcttggtggtggtggccggacctctacttctcttggagaattgtggtggccgaaa is a window encoding:
- the LOC121980413 gene encoding probable BOI-related E3 ubiquitin-protein ligase 2, giving the protein MALQSQQHPSNCSFLMELRSGAAAVDELRMMQELRQLLDDAAVDLSDPQSELTCNASAMRTKRPREEATADDHLDCNQFFGFVSPVAPFCDPSSLSAVVGAGCEQSHRLGECEYPSTSGRPDAFPLSRDLAFLLCQQNIEIDALLRLQTERMRSGLEETRRRHLKALVWGVEQRAAKRLREKEVELEKARQQNAELEERVRQASAETQMWFTVAKNNETVAASIRASLDQALLQIAAAAQVKEGYGDTEDDDAQSTYSPRPAAAKSNRAASPDASRRCISCRRQQASVLLLPCSHLCLCRDCSPKVGACPVCGAGKNASIHVSTP